A stretch of the Lactuca sativa cultivar Salinas chromosome 9, Lsat_Salinas_v11, whole genome shotgun sequence genome encodes the following:
- the LOC111905668 gene encoding uncharacterized protein LOC111905668, which yields MASLIISPPLISSSKRNKPEFKTSCSSTHGGGMIISMQRPLEEIYSIRVEKNVSKERLSELGVSKWSTWKTGKCNVPWDWHVDQLVYIEEGEVRVVPEGSERHMSFVAGDLVRYPKWFEADLWFNGYYQERYSFRAYGDD from the coding sequence ATGGCAAGTCTAATCATCTCTCCTCCATTGATCTCGTCCTCAAAAAGAAACAAACCAGAGTTCAAAACTTCCTGTTCTTCTACCCATGGTGGTGGGATGATCATATCAATGCAGAGACCATTGGAGGAGATATACAGCATAAGGGTAGAAAAGAACGTGTCAAAAGAGCGATTATCAGAGCTTGGGGTGTCAAAATGGTCAACATGGAAGACAGGTAAATGCAATGTTCCATGGGATTGGCATGTTGACCAACTGGTTTACATTGAGGAAGGAGAAGTGAGGGTTGTTCCCGAAGGTAGTGAGAGACATATGAGTTTTGTTGCTGGTGATTTGGTTAGGTATCCTAAATGGTTCGAGGCTGATCTTTGGTTTAATGGGTATTATCAAGAACGATATAGTTTTAGGGCTTATGGTGATGATTAG
- the LOC111905667 gene encoding lysM domain receptor-like kinase 3 — protein MLELNMGFRLVAVLLLSSIYFCSFVQSRCSGGCDLALGSYFVLPGNELIPISQYMDTDINSILQYNRGTIPNQDSVQSFIRINVPFSCDCINGDFLGHIFSYTVRSQDTYRVIASERYANLTTAEWIQRFNSYPANRIPDVNVTLNVTVNCSCGDSSISKDYGLFVTYPLRSGETLDSVSSAANLSSDLIRSYNPDANFSAVNSLIYIPGRDENGNYPPIRTSSGLSGGAIAGIAVAVVAGVLLLAGCLYYGFYRKKNSEKNPALLKNAQAQLMQSPRGPGGTSIGGSNSSGHPVGASPGLTGITVDKSVEFSYEELSKATDEFSLANKIGQGGFGAVYYAELRGEKAAIKKMDMQASREFLAELKVLTHVHHLNLVRLIGYCVEGSLFLVYEFIENGNLSQHLHGTARDPLSWSTRVQIALDSARGLEYIHEHTVPVYIHRDIKSANILIDKNYHGKVADFGLTKLTEVGSNSLPTRLVGTFGYMPPEYAQYGDVSPKVDVYAFGVVLYELISAKEAIVKANGSNADSKGLVALFDEVLSQPDPKDDLVKMIDPRLGDNYPLDSVRKMAQLAKACTHENPQLRPSMRSIVVALMTLSSSTEDWDVGSFYENQTLVNLMSGR, from the exons ATGTTGGAGCTCAATATGGGGTTCCGATTAGTAGCAGTTTTGTTATTGAGTTCAATTTATTTCTGTTCGTTCGTTCAATCCAGATGCAGCGGAGGTTGTGATTTAGCGCTTGGTTCGTACTTCGTCTTACCTGGAAATGAACTCATTCCAATTTCCCAATACATGGACACCGATATCAACAGTATTCTGCAGTATAATCGTGGGACTATCCCTAATCAGGATAGTGTCCAATCGTTCATCAGGATTAACGTGCCGTTTTCTTGCGATTGTATCAACGGGGACTTCTTAGGCCATATTTTCAGCTACACTGTTAGGTCTCAGGATACGTATAGAGTGATTGCGAGTGAAAGGTACGCGAATTTGACGACTGCGGAATGGATTCAGAGGTTTAATTCTTATCCTGCAAATCGTATCCCCGATGTTAACGTCACCCTTAACGTGACGGTGAATTGTTCGTGTGGAGATAGTTCGATTTCGAAGGATTATGGTTTGTTCGTGACGTATCCTCTCCGGTCAGGTGAGACTTTGGATTCGGTTTCTTCCGCCGCGAATCTTAGTTCCGACTTAATTCGAAGCTATAATCCCGATGCAAATTTTAGCGCTGTCAATTCGTTGATATACATTCCGGGCCGAG ATGAAAATGGAAATTATCCACCCATAAGAACCAG CTCAG GATTATCAGGGGGAGCCATAGCTGGAATAGCTGTAGCAGTAGTAGCTGGAGTGCTGTTACTTGCAGGTTGCTTATATTATGGATTTTACagaaaaaagaattcagaaaagAATCCAGCTTTGTTAAAGAACGCACAGGCTCAACTTATGCAGTCTCCTCGAG ggCCAGGTGGCACTTCAATTGGAGGTTCAAATTCCAGTGGTCATCCTGTTGGTGCCTCACCTGGGCTTACAGGGATAACAGTTGACAAATCAGTGGAGTTTTCATATGAAGAGCTTTCAAAGGCTACAGATGAATTCAGTCTTGCTAATAAGATTGGTCAAGGTGGTTTTGGTGCTGTTTATTATGCAGAACTCAGAGGCGAG AAAGCTGCTATCAAGAAGATGGATATGCAAGCATCAAGAGAATTTTTAGCCGAATTAAAGGTCTTAACACATGTTCATCATCTAAACCTG GTGCGTTTAATAGGATATTGTGTGGAGGGCTCCCTTTTTTTGGTGTATGAGTTCATTGAAAATGGAAACTTGAGTCAACATTTACATGGAACAG CAAGGGACCCACTATCCTGGTCAACTCGGGTCCAAATCGCCCTTGACTCAGCAAGAGGTCTTGAGTATATTCATGAGCATACTGTTCCTGTTTATATACATCGTGATATCAAATCAGCAAATATATTGATTGACAAAAATTATCATGGAAAG GTTGCAGATTTTGGTTTAACAAAGCTGACTGAAGTTGGAAGTAATTCTTTGCCCACACGTCTTGTGGGTACCTTCGGATATATGCCACCAGA GTATGCGCAATATGGCGATGTTTCTCCAAAAGTAGATGTGTATGCATTTGGGGTTGTACTTTATGAACTTATTTCAGCCAAGGAAGCCATAGTTAAAGCAAATGGCTCTAATGCCGACTCAAAAGGGCTAGTTGCCTTG TTTGATGAAGTTTTGAGTCAACCTGATCCAAAAGATGACTTGGTCAAGATGATTGATCCTAGGCTCGGGGATAACTACCCTCTAGATTCAGTCCGTAAG ATGGCGCAGCTTGCGAAAGCTTGTACGCATGAGAATCCGCAACTACGGCCAAGTATGAGATCGATTGTGGTTGCATTAATGACGCTTTCGTCCTCCACGGAGGATTGGGATGTTGGTTCCTTTTATGAAAATCAGACTCTTGTGAACTTAATGTCTGGAAGATAG
- the LOC111905664 gene encoding condensin complex subunit 2 has protein sequence MAGLVSPIATHVKKQRATILSPVTTFVLGSNNDQLERAQARAARAASIRRKPVTFNNAADDNPAGAFLGQEQIMELFQNCIKLASENKINQKNTWELNLIDHLRDIIKVEEDDAETNFQKASCTLEAGVKIYSTRVDSVHAEAYKFLGAINRVGQDMEQGNLEDGNTNTEQRKQSTKKEHEQKFSPLSTLESSFENLNLKKFDVAFTVDPLYHQTSAQFDEGGAKGLLLNNLGVYGGCRVLFDSLEVPANCMSCSPQTDKIETIDISYAKDCMEQMAINISKSKEISPTLKEIVNMFDDKRPPDTVFAQNSHEPDYDDYALDGDQNDNFGTWDFVNDNEGTYEREEEVEPHEENEQYESHDRDVDDKFIKIDDFLFPRRGLTTSQNAWAGPEHWKYNKSKGQEASTKENGSPLLFKKPRSKKQFEADIDFMKVLENDIVDPFIPPKNPNSLLLPAYREPCNTMLPEDCHYQPEHLVKLFLLPNVLCFGKKRGKRNSDEVHQQEANPSWGDDDCGIGDQFDDGNAYSDVDDSLVSQPRQVEKIDIQYDKKSKQVDVHVLKDTLWSTIQEMQKSAGDEDLSFKNILSSSPAATSNDDITPHLSFICILHLANEHGLTLNSFPDMDDVSIHLPSHPNIP, from the exons ATGGCTGGATTGGTAAGCCCTATTGCTACACATGTGAAGAAACAGAGAGCGACGATCCTATCTCCGGTCACCACCTTCGTTCTCGGCTCCAACAATGATCAACTTGAACGTGCTCAGGCACGCGCCGCCCGTGCTGCTTCCATCCGCCGGAAGCCGGTAACGTTCAATAACGCAGCTGATGATAATCCTGCCGGTGCTTTTCTAGGTCAAGAGCAGATCATGGAATTGTTCCAGAATTGCATCAAATTAGCTAGTGAAAAT AAAATTAATCAGAAGAATACTTGGGAGCTGAATTTGATCGATCATCTACGTGACATTATAAAAGTCGAAGAAGATGATGCTGAGACCAATTTTCAGAAG GCAAGTTGCACTCTTGAAGCAGGAGTTAAAATATATTCAACAAGGGTGGATTCTGTCCATGCTGAGGCATATAAATTCCTTGGAGCCATTAATCGAGTTGGACAGGACATGGAACAAG GCAATTTAGAGGATGGAAACACCAACACTGAGCAAAGGAAACAAAGTACTAAAAAGGAGCATGAACAAAAG TTTTCTCCTCTTTCAACACTGGAATCATCATTTGAGAATCTTAATCTGAAGAAATTTGATG TTGCTTTTACTGTGGATCCTCTTTATCATCAAACGTCTGCTCAGTTTGATGAAGGAGGGGCAAAAGGTCTTTTACTGAATAATCTTGGAGTCTATGGTGGGTGTCGTGTCCTTTTTGATTCACTTGAAGTACCTGCAAACTGCATGTCTTGTTCACCCCAAACTGATAAAATCGAGACAATTGATATCTCATATGCAAAAG ACTGCATGGAACAAATGGCAATTAACATCTCAAAGAGCAAAGAAATCTCACCAACTCTCAAGGAGATAGTCAACATGTTTGATGATAAAAGACCACCAGACACTGTTTTTGCCCAAAATTCTCATGAACCTGATTATGACGATTATGCCCTTGATGGTGATCAAAATGATAACTTTGGAACGTGGGATTTTGTTAATGACAACGAGGGCACTTATGAAAGGGAGGAAGAAGTAGAACCCCATGAG GAAAATGAGCAATATGAATCTCATGATCGTGATGTAGAtgacaaatttataaaaattGATGACTTTTTGTTTCCAAGACGGGGTTTGACCACAAGTCAAAATGCCTGGGCGGGCCCTGAACATTGGAAATATAACAAGTCTAAAG GTCAAGAAGCTTCTACCAAGGAAAATGGATCACCATTGTTGTTTAAAAAACCAAGAAGCAAGAAACAATTTGAAGCCGATATAGATTTTATGAAAGTTTTGGAAAATGACATTGTTGACCCCTTCATTCCTCCTAAAAATCCCAACTCATTGCTGTTGCCTGCATATAGAGAACCTTGTAACACAATGCTTCCGGAAGATTGCCATTATCAACCTGAGCATCTAGTGAAACTATTTCTTCTACCAAATGTTTTG TGCTTTGGGAAGAAGAGAGGAAAGAGGAATTCAG ATGAAGTTCATCAACAAGAAGCTAATCCATCATGGGGTGATGATGATTGTGGAATTGGTGACCAATTTGATGATGGAAATGCTTATAGTGATGTTGATGACTCTCTTGTCTCTCAACCACGTCAG GTAGAAAAAATCGACATCCAATATGACAAAAAATCCAAACAAGTTGATGTTCATGTACTAAAAGATACTCTTTGGTCAACCATCCAAGAAATGCAGAAATCAGCCGGA GATGAAGATTtgtcttttaaaaacattttatcATCTTCCCCAGCAGCCACATCAAATGATGACATCACCCCACACCTGTCTTTCATCTGCATATTACATTTAGCCAATGAGCATGGATTAACCCTCAACAGCTTCCCTGACATGGATGACGTCAGCATCCATCTCCCCTCCCACCCCAACATCCCATAA
- the LOC111905666 gene encoding uncharacterized protein LOC111905666 encodes MAPNRSGSCNPAMMRIGIVFLGLSLVGYLVGPPLYWHILEGLSAVRRSSSAVSCPPCNCDCDSQPTLSFPQGLGNSSFTDCSKHDPEVDGDTEKNFAELLSEELKLREAEALESQQRADMALLEAKKLTSQYQKEADKCNSGMETCEEAREKAEAALALQKQETGKWELRARQRGWKEVGVRGTEVF; translated from the exons atgGCTCCGAACAGGTCTGGATCTTGCAATCCGGCGATGATGAGAATCGGAATCGTGTTCTTGGGGCTATCTTTAGTAGGTTATTTAGTAGGTCCACCACTATACTGGCATATTCTCGAAGGTTTATCCGCCGTCCGCCGCTCTTCCTCCGCCGTATCTTGCCCTCCTTGCAACTGCGATTGCGATTCCCAACCTACCCTCTCCTTTCCTCAAG GACTTGGCAACAGTTCCTTCACTG ATTGTTCAAAGCATGATCCGGAAGTGGATGGAGACACGGAAAAGAACTTTGCAGAGCTTCTATCAGAAGAACTAAAACTAAGAGAAGCAGAAGCATTAGAGAGTCAACAACGTGCTGACATGGCATTACTCGAGGCAAAAAAGCTGACATCACAATATCAAAAGGAAGCAGACAAGTGTAACTCCGGAATGGAAACATGTGAAGAAGCCCGTGAAAAAGCTGAAGCAGCTTTGGCCTTACAAAAACAAGAAACCGGAAAGTGGGAGTTGCGGGCCCGCCAACGAGGATGGAAAGAAGTCGGTGTTAGGGGCACTGAGGTCTTTTGA
- the LOC111905675 gene encoding uncharacterized protein LOC111905675 has product MHSGSDDDLVLHTLLSVTQDVIRERGETSHRKKKHLERNYEFFQLRLDARGKRGFTTIQKCTAALRQLRYGITADASDEYLEMSERTGRDGTYLFYEYVIELYRDIYLRHPTKSDVEQLYVAHEAKHGFPGMLGSIDCIHWEWANCPNAWCGQFTRRYHGVPTVILEAVVSNDLWFWHAFFDIAGSNNDLNVLHTSPLFNDIL; this is encoded by the exons ATGCATAGCGGTTCTGATGACGATTTAGTGTTGCACACACTATTGTCTGTGACACAAGACGTGATTCGTGAGAGAGGCGAAACTTCACACCGCAAGAAGAAAC ATTTGGAACGTAATTATGAGTTTTTCCAATTACGATTGGATGCTAGAGGTAAACGTGGTTTTACTACAATACAAAAATGTACGGCCGCTCTTAGACAATTGAGATATGGTATAACCGCAGACGCATCAGATGAGTATCTGGAAATGTCTGAAAGGACGGGTCGAGATGGTACATATCTTTTCTATGAGTATGTTATAGAGCTTTACCGTGACATATACTTGCGACATCCGACTAAAAGTGATGTCGAACAGTTGTATGTCGCGCATGAAGCTAAACATGGTTTTCCAGGGATGCTTGGTAGTATTGATTGTATACATTGGGAGTGGGCAAATTGTCCCAATGCGTGGTGTGGTCAATTCACACGAAGATATCATGGGGTCCCGACTGTTATACTGGAGGCGGTTGTTTCAAACGACCTATGGTTTTGGCATGCATTCTTTGATATAGCGGGGTCAAACAATGACCTGAATGTGCTTCACACGTCTCCGTTATTTAACGATATTTTGTAG
- the LOC111905673 gene encoding uncharacterized protein LOC111905673 has protein sequence MPSKVPSDLINQSQIGFREVAGLSSFNPQHPTLKSLPTIENSISALDLSPSRLRCKHCERKLLRGSQSLICIYCGQCQAKDLPPEPIIFNSISGYRWLLQSLNLNASGVLIHYLVCCDDITTENSCYYQEMIEPLVEEKRRDTVGTPVEGVKALSEFLDVQIRWPDKLEIPVTSYVNKMLDHSSSLNDTTVGWDNFEQRDSGSDDASEELAVSSKDDQSDGFGDQDNLSLFQTDDPKTADMSSDLSGDRDAEIEDSKANASVSFDLSRSSSFGDDTEVQSVSFKEQNEDSETTVAMSSDLRRNSSSENEEEIRSVNSKAQIEDSKANASVSFDLSRNSSFGDETENPSVNFREQNEEFETTADMSSELRRNSSSENEEEIESVNSRPQIEDSKANASVHFDLSRNSSFGDDTEIQSVNPRNENDDSKTTDTMSSDMRRDSSSENEEEIQSVSSRGQNEDSKTASVSFDLSGNDSSEHDAEIQPVILREQNEDSKANSADLSRDSSSEDDTKIQSMNSRRQNEDSTTADMSLNLKDHDSSGDETAVSSRAQNEEFEATANLSSDLRKDSSSGDDTEIQSVTSREQNEDLKATAAMASDLNRGSSSGDDTEIQSMNSRAQKEDFEATSNLSSDLRRDSSSGDDAEIQSVNSKRHDEDSNTATISSNSSDHGSFGNDAEIHTMNSKAQNEDLKATAAMASELNRDSSSGDDTDIQSMNSRRQNEDSKTASVSFDLRSDDSSEHDAEIQHVNSRAQNEDSKATSANFSRDSSSEDDKEIQSVNHDPELQNVNSRAQNEDDSKATPAMSSDLNRDSSSSGDEREIQSVNSRRQNDGSKTATISSNLNDDDSSEHHSETQPVNSRAQNEDDSKASDLRMNSSSSGDDTEIQSVNSRRQNKSSKTASISSNSSDDDSKFEPVNSRAQDEDSKTATTISSNLSEHNSFRNDAEIHPVNSSPQNEDSKATDSSSGDENEDSTTSAIPSNLSNDAEIHPAADLNRNSSSGDENHSTHDKDSRDDAEIESMNSSRRMYAKTTTKSPDSSSTTTPATNNNTSFGHDDDLSRGDGDASSGDDIDFQSGHSGWNDDSKASTVKSSDFRSDYSSSGDDVEIQSGMQNQDFKSQDLNTQNLNNTLHSHPSINHDDNIQENPAPIHKD, from the exons ATGCCCTCCAAAGTACCATCGGATCTGATCAATCAATCTCAGATCGGATTCCGAGAAGTCGCCGGACTATCATCCTTTAACCCTCAACACCCAACCCTAAAATCTCTTCCAACCATTGAAAACTCAATCTCCGCCCTAGACCTGTCGCCTTCCCGCCTCCGATGCAAACATTGTGAAAGGAAGCTCCTCAGAGGATCACAGTCACTGATTTGCATATACTGTGGGCAATGCCAGGCCAAAGACCTTCCTCCTGAACCCATCATCTTCAATTCCATCTCTGGTTACCGTTGGCTACTTCAATCGTTGAATTTAAATGCCTCG GGCGTTTTGATTCATTATCTAGTGTGTTGTGATGATATTACCACTGAAAATTCATGTTATTATCAGGAAATGATTGAGCCTTTGGTGGAAGAAAAGAGAAGAGACACAGTTGGGACTCCAGTTGAAGGTGTAAAAGCTTTGTCTGAGTTCTTAGATGTGCAGATTAGATGGCCAGATAAGCTTGAGATACCTGTGACCAGTTATGTCAACAAGATGCTTGATCATAGCAGTTCTTTAAATGATACCACAGTTGGCTGGGATAACTTTGAACAAAGAGATAGTGGCTCTGATGATGCATCTGAAGAACTTGCAGTTAGTAGTAAAGATGATCAAAGTGATGGATTTGGAGATCAAGATAATCTTAGTCTCTTCCAGACTGATGATCCTAAAACTGCTGATATGTCATCTGATTTGAGTGGTGATCGTGATGCAGAAATTGAGGATTCTAAAGCTAATGCATCCGTGTCCTTTGATTTAAGCAGGAGTTCTTCATTTGGAGATGACACAGAAGTTCAATCTGTGAGTTTTAAGGAACAAAATGAGGATTCTGAAACTACTGTTGCCATGTCTTCTGATCTTAGAAGGAATTCTTCTTCTGAAAATGAGGAAGAGATTCGATCTGTGAATTCTAAAGCACAAATTGAGGATTCCAAAGCTAATGCATCTGTATCCTTTGATTTAAGCAGGAATTCTTCGTTTGGAGATGAAACAGAAAATCCATCTGTGAATTTTAGGGAACAGAATGAGGAATTTGAAACTACTGCTGACATGTCATCTGAACTTAGAAGAAATTCTTCTTCTGAAAATGAGGAAGAGATTGAGTCTGTGAATTCTAGACCACAAATTGAGGATTCCAAAGCTAATGCATCTGTGCACTTTGATTTAAGTAGGAATTCTTCTTTTGGAGATGACACAGAAATTCAATCTGTGAATCCTAGGAATGAGAATGATGATTCTAAAACTACTGATACCATGTCATCTGATATGAGGAGGGATTCTTCATCTGAAAATGAGGAAGAGATTCAGTCTGTGAGTTCCAGAGGACAGAATGAGGATTCTAAAACTGCATCTGTATCCTTTGATTTAAGTGGGAATGATTCATCTGAACATGATGCAGAAATTCAACCTGTGATTTTGAGGGAACAAAATGAGGATTCTAAAGCTAATTCTGCTGATTTGAGCAGGGATTCATCGTCTGAAGATGACACAAAAATCCAATCTATGAATTCTAGGAGACAGAATGAGGATTCTACAACTGCTGACAtgtctttaaatttgaaagaccATGATTCATCTGGAGATGAAACAGCTGTGAGTTCTAGGGCACAAAATGAGGAATTTGAAGCTACTGCTAACCTGTCATCTGATTTGAGGAAGGATTCTTCTTCTGGAGATGATACAGAAATTCAATCTGTGACTTCAAGGGAACAAAATGAGGATCTTAAAGCTACTGCTGCCATGGCATCTGATTTGAACAGGGGTTCTTCATCTGGTGATGACACAGAAATTCAATCGATGAATTCTAGGGCACAAAAAGAGGATTTTGAAGCTACTTCTAACCTGTCCTCTGATTTGAGGAGGGATTCTTCATCTGGAGATGATGCAGAAATTCAATCTGTGAATTCTAAGAGACATGATGAGGATTCTAATACTGCTACTATATCCTCTAATTCAAGTGACCATGGCTCATTTGGAAATGATGCAGAAATTCATACTATGAATTCAAAGGCACAAAATGAGGATCTTAAAGCTACTGCTGCCATGGCATCTGAATTGAACAGGGATTCTTCATCTGGGGATGACACAGACATTCAATCGATGAATTCTAGGAGACAAAATGAGGATTCTAAAACTGCTTCTGTATCCTTTGATTTGAGAAGTGATGATTCATCTGAACATGATGCAGAGATTCAGCATGTGAATTCGAGGGCACAAAATGAGGATTCTAAAGCTACTTCTGCTAACTTTAGCAGGGATTCTTCATCTGAAGATGACAAAGAGATTCAATCTGTGAATCATGATCCAGAACTCCAGAATGTGAATTCTAGGGCACAAAACGAGGATGATTCTAAAGCTACACCTGCCATGTCATCTGATTTGAACAGGGATTCTTCTTCATCTGGAGATGAAAGAGAAATTCAATCTGTGAATTCTAGGAGACAGAATGATGGTTCTAAAACTGCTACTATATCTTCCAATTTGAATGATGATGATTCATCTGAACACCATTCAGAAACTCAGCCTGTGAATTCTAGGGCACAAAATGAGGATGATTCTAAAgcatctgatttgagaatgaatTCTTCTTCATCTGGAGATGACACAGAAATTCAGTCTGTGAATTCAAGGAGACAGAATAAGAGTTCTAAAACTGCTTCCATTTCCTCTAATTCAAGTGATGATGATTCAAAATTTGAGCCTGTGAATTCGAGGGCACAAGATGAGGATTCTAAAACTGCTACTACCATATCCTCTAATTTGAGCGAACACAATTCATTTAGAAATGATGCAGAAATTCATCCTGTGAATTCGAGTCCACAAAATGAGGATTCTAAAGCTACTGATTCTTCTTCTGGAGACGAAAATGAGGATTCTACAACTTCTGCCATACCCTCTAATTTGAGCAATGATGCAGAAATTCATCCTGCTGCTGATTTAAACAGGAATTCTTCATCTGGAGATGAAAATCATAGCACACATGACAAGGATTCTAGAGATGATGCAGAAATTGAGTCTATGAATTCCAGTAGAAGAATGTATGCTAAGACTACTACCAAATCCCCTGATTCTTCTTCTACTACAACTCCTGCTACTAATAATAATACTTCATTTGGACATGATGATGATTTGAGTCGTGGTGATGGTGATGCTTCATCTGGAGATGATATAGATTTCCAGTCTGGACATTCCGGAT